A region from the Lysobacter antibioticus genome encodes:
- a CDS encoding AraC family transcriptional regulator, which produces MNANTSAESIAQRGSCAAQAELVDRIARLTHGDGVHPTGVGALHLIRMSGPTECSPSVYEPRLCIVAQGRKVVTLSDRTYHYDPLNYLVVSVTLPMIGQVVEATPDKPYLCLRIDIDPADIARLLVDAGQSLAERGYGGSHHSADLGLYAARVNKTLMDAVLRLMRLLDTPQDLPVLAPLALREIFYRVLMGDLGHRLRALTVSDSRSNRIAKAVAVLRQCYLQPLSIEALAEQVHMSTSSLHHQFKAVTTMSPLQFQKQLRLHEARRLMMVNGVEAVVAAHRVGYESPSQFSREYKRLFGAPPRAEVVQARSAPQS; this is translated from the coding sequence ATGAACGCCAATACTTCCGCAGAATCGATCGCCCAACGCGGGAGCTGCGCGGCGCAGGCCGAGCTGGTGGACCGGATTGCCCGATTGACGCACGGCGACGGAGTGCACCCGACCGGGGTCGGCGCTCTGCACCTGATCCGCATGAGCGGGCCGACCGAATGCTCGCCTTCGGTGTACGAGCCGCGCCTGTGCATCGTCGCTCAGGGCCGCAAGGTCGTGACCCTGTCCGACCGCACGTATCACTACGATCCGCTCAATTACCTGGTGGTGTCGGTGACCCTGCCGATGATCGGCCAGGTCGTCGAGGCCACGCCCGACAAGCCCTACCTGTGCCTGCGCATCGACATCGACCCGGCCGATATCGCCCGCTTGCTGGTCGATGCCGGGCAGTCGCTGGCCGAGCGCGGCTACGGCGGCAGCCACCATTCGGCCGATCTCGGCCTGTACGCGGCCCGCGTCAACAAGACCCTGATGGATGCGGTGCTGCGCCTGATGCGCTTGCTGGATACGCCGCAGGACCTGCCGGTGCTGGCGCCGCTGGCGCTGCGCGAAATCTTCTATCGCGTGCTGATGGGCGACCTAGGTCATCGTCTGCGCGCGCTGACCGTCAGCGACAGCCGTTCCAACCGCATCGCCAAGGCGGTGGCGGTGCTGCGCCAGTGCTATCTGCAACCGCTGAGCATCGAGGCCCTGGCCGAGCAAGTGCACATGAGTACTTCGTCGCTGCATCACCAGTTCAAGGCGGTGACCACGATGTCGCCGTTGCAGTTCCAGAAGCAGCTGCGCCTGCACGAGGCGCGCCGGCTGATGATGGTCAACGGCGTCGAGGCGGTGGTCGCCGCGCATCGCGTGGGCTACGAGAGCCCCTCGCAGTTCAGTCGCGAGTACAAGCGTTTGTTCGGCGCGCCGCCGCGCGCGGAAGTGGTGCAGGCGCGCAGCGCGCCGCAGAGCTGA
- a CDS encoding nuclear transport factor 2 family protein — translation MIKLAWVLGFTAMLALPAGIASAAEPNAPAAPAAPPAAATADTSAADKALHDTIAGLDTQVFDAFNRCTDPKQLKRYSDYFSSDVEFYHDIGGVSWTRESMIAQTRAGACGKIRRELIPGTVKVRPIKNYGALETGQHRFCQVKTGQCDGISDFLLIWRQQADHWEVGRVISYGHVDNKP, via the coding sequence ATGATCAAGTTGGCTTGGGTACTCGGCTTTACCGCAATGCTCGCTCTACCCGCCGGGATCGCTTCCGCCGCCGAACCCAATGCGCCCGCCGCGCCGGCTGCTCCGCCTGCCGCTGCGACCGCCGATACCAGTGCCGCCGACAAGGCCTTGCACGACACCATCGCCGGGCTCGATACGCAGGTGTTCGACGCGTTCAACCGCTGCACCGACCCGAAGCAGCTCAAGCGCTACTCGGATTATTTCTCGTCCGACGTCGAGTTCTATCACGACATCGGCGGCGTCTCCTGGACGCGCGAATCGATGATCGCCCAGACCCGCGCCGGTGCCTGCGGCAAGATCCGCCGCGAGCTGATCCCGGGCACGGTCAAGGTGCGCCCGATCAAGAACTACGGTGCGTTGGAAACCGGGCAGCATCGTTTTTGCCAGGTCAAGACCGGCCAGTGCGACGGCATCAGCGACTTCCTGCTGATCTGGCGCCAGCAGGCCGATCATTGGGAAGTCGGCCGCGTGATCAGCTACGGCCACGTCGACAATAAGCCCTGA
- a CDS encoding efflux RND transporter periplasmic adaptor subunit, with protein sequence MNIVLNGPLLRTAVTAALLAALSGCGRSDAETTPVAALPEVLTVQAKAADPITELSLPARAQAGESAQLYARATGFVSERKVELGDRVAAGQVLATISAPEIDQSVREARAVLAQTTADQELAKVNYDRAQALIGSGAISKEYFSDRKGSFDVAVAARNAAQARLTAALERQSFQAVRAPFAGVVVARNIERGDRVVGDSASASAPMFEVNVLDPLRVVVDVPQNAALQIEPGLEAEVSFPELPGQVFKAQVARSARNLSREAGVMRTELRLPNPDSRIPAGMVGTVRLHLPRAAAAVVLPVSTVIQRASGAQIVALKSDSTIAYRDVTLGRNLGNEIEILSGIRPGETIVLAPNALLAEGNKVHAKALPPPKKS encoded by the coding sequence ATGAACATCGTCCTCAACGGCCCGTTGTTGCGCACCGCCGTGACCGCGGCCCTGCTCGCCGCGTTGTCGGGCTGCGGCCGCAGCGACGCCGAGACCACGCCGGTCGCCGCCCTGCCCGAAGTGCTCACGGTGCAGGCCAAGGCCGCCGACCCGATCACCGAGCTGTCCTTGCCCGCGCGCGCGCAGGCCGGCGAGTCGGCGCAGTTGTACGCCCGCGCGACCGGCTTCGTCAGCGAACGCAAGGTCGAACTCGGCGACCGCGTCGCTGCCGGCCAGGTGCTGGCGACGATCTCCGCGCCGGAGATCGACCAATCGGTGCGCGAAGCGCGCGCGGTGCTCGCCCAGACCACCGCCGACCAGGAACTGGCCAAGGTCAACTACGACCGCGCCCAGGCGCTGATCGGTTCGGGTGCGATCTCCAAGGAATACTTCAGCGACCGCAAGGGCAGCTTTGATGTCGCAGTCGCGGCGCGCAACGCCGCCCAGGCGCGGCTGACCGCAGCCCTGGAACGGCAGTCGTTCCAGGCGGTGCGCGCGCCGTTCGCCGGGGTGGTGGTGGCGCGCAACATCGAGCGCGGCGATCGCGTGGTCGGCGATTCGGCCTCGGCCAGCGCGCCGATGTTCGAGGTCAACGTGCTCGACCCGCTGCGCGTGGTCGTCGACGTACCGCAGAACGCCGCCCTGCAGATCGAACCGGGCCTGGAAGCGGAGGTCAGCTTCCCGGAATTGCCTGGGCAGGTCTTCAAGGCCCAGGTCGCACGCAGCGCGCGCAACCTCTCGCGCGAAGCCGGGGTGATGCGCACCGAGCTGCGCCTGCCCAACCCCGACAGCCGCATTCCGGCCGGCATGGTCGGCACCGTGCGCCTGCACCTGCCGCGCGCGGCCGCGGCGGTGGTGCTGCCGGTGTCGACGGTGATCCAACGCGCCAGCGGCGCCCAGATCGTCGCCCTCAAGAGCGACTCGACCATCGCCTATCGCGACGTCACCCTGGGCCGCAACCTCGGCAACGAGATCGAGATCCTTAGCGGCATCCGCCCGGGCGAGACCATCGTGCTGGCGCCGAACGCGCTGCTCGCCGAGGGCAACAAGGTCCACGCCAAGGCCCTGCCGCCGCCGAAGAAGTCCTGA
- a CDS encoding efflux RND transporter permease subunit, translated as MWIVQYALSRRYTIGVLAILILLFGVLSARKMPTDILPEVGIPSVNLVWTYSGLPAADVAAKMTSFSEAAILNTVDDLKEVRSETLNGASIVRIDFQPTVSLDRALVQITAVSQTILRRMPPGTSPPLVVRNNVSSTPVLQLVLSSDSLTEAQLYDYARLQLRSQIQTIPGIRMTLPYGGAPRQIMVDLDPAKLQTYGLTPADVTGALERGSPTLPSGSIREGRREMQISIDTSPATAAEFLEIPVTARNGVVIYVRDVASVRDGGALQTNIARMDGSSAVSVALIKLGGASAVEIVRAIRERLPEIEASAPPGTRIQPIFDQSVFVDNAIGSIEHEAVLVGLLVALVVLVFIGSWRSSMIVLSAIPLALLASVAMLHLLGYTFNVMTLGGLALAIGILVDNAVVDVENTNRNIALGKDVRTAILDSAKEVVFPEMVSTIAICIVLTPILLMTGLSAWVFTPLALAVIFAMLASFLLSRTLIPVLCYLLLPADIQSRANPRWAPEKLLLKVSHKVEHVLDRLRDKHHALLIRLGHHGAVLGLVAVLVFGAGALAAMSLGREYFPQVDAGQLRLQVRLPTGTRLEETAARVSEIQREIRSIIPPAELQTVYEQIGVPDAINLSLVDSTVVGSFEAEIMLQLRSPHANSHDYLVKIRQRIAERFPDVKLFERPPDATSRTLAGSAAAAFEVRLIGRDVPGNLAAARQIEQRLHQVPGAVDIALRQVLDLPEYQVKIDRTRAAQLGLDAQQASRAVLAVLGSAGTVSPVYWTDTVNAIAYTVQVQAPIDRLRDIDALLNAPLRIGGDGQAVLLRNIATVTPRNVPASIARTTLAPTISVVANVQGTDLGSVYDRLTAITGELGGKLKPGNRIEIVGQAGEMQSAYGELAAGLAMSAILVFLVLVVNFQSWIQPLVAMSGLPVAIAGAAIGLFVTGTPLSVPALMGVMMVIGVSTANSVLVTSFARGLIADGHDPELAAYESAAVRLRPVLMTACAMVLGIIPMAIGLGDGGEQNAPLGRAVIGGLLFGTPATLILVPSILAVIGRRRKPQAQTDPVDAAAIAAGVAP; from the coding sequence ATGTGGATAGTTCAATACGCCTTGAGCCGCCGCTACACCATCGGCGTCCTGGCGATCCTGATCCTGCTGTTCGGCGTGTTGTCGGCGCGCAAGATGCCGACCGATATCCTGCCCGAGGTCGGCATCCCCTCGGTCAACCTGGTCTGGACCTACAGCGGCCTGCCCGCGGCCGACGTCGCCGCGAAGATGACTTCGTTCTCGGAGGCGGCGATTCTCAACACCGTCGACGACCTCAAGGAAGTGCGCTCGGAAACGCTCAACGGCGCCAGCATCGTGCGCATCGATTTCCAGCCCACCGTCAGCCTCGACCGCGCCCTGGTGCAGATCACCGCGGTCTCGCAGACGATCCTGCGGCGCATGCCGCCGGGCACCTCGCCGCCGCTGGTGGTGCGCAACAACGTGTCGAGCACGCCGGTGCTGCAACTGGTGCTGTCCTCGGATTCGCTGACCGAAGCCCAGCTCTACGATTACGCCCGCCTGCAGTTGCGCTCGCAGATCCAGACCATTCCCGGCATCCGCATGACCCTGCCCTACGGCGGCGCGCCGCGGCAGATCATGGTCGACCTGGATCCGGCCAAGCTGCAGACCTACGGCCTGACCCCGGCCGACGTCACCGGCGCGCTCGAACGCGGCAGCCCGACCCTGCCCTCGGGTTCGATCCGCGAAGGCCGGCGCGAGATGCAGATCTCGATCGACACCAGCCCGGCCACCGCGGCCGAGTTCCTGGAGATCCCGGTGACCGCGCGCAACGGCGTGGTGATCTACGTGCGCGACGTGGCCTCGGTGCGCGACGGCGGCGCGCTGCAGACCAACATCGCGCGCATGGACGGCTCCAGCGCGGTGTCGGTGGCGCTGATCAAGCTCGGCGGCGCGTCCGCGGTGGAGATCGTGCGCGCAATCCGCGAGCGTCTGCCCGAGATCGAAGCCTCGGCGCCGCCGGGCACGCGCATCCAGCCGATCTTCGATCAGTCGGTGTTCGTCGATAACGCGATCGGTTCGATCGAACACGAAGCGGTGCTGGTCGGCCTGCTGGTGGCCCTGGTGGTGCTGGTGTTCATCGGCTCCTGGCGCTCGAGCATGATCGTGCTGTCGGCGATCCCGCTGGCCCTGCTCGCCTCGGTGGCGATGCTGCATCTGCTCGGCTACACCTTCAACGTCATGACCCTGGGCGGCCTGGCGCTGGCGATCGGCATCCTGGTCGACAACGCGGTGGTCGACGTCGAAAACACCAACCGCAACATCGCCCTGGGCAAGGACGTGCGCACCGCGATCCTCGACAGCGCCAAGGAAGTGGTGTTCCCGGAGATGGTCTCGACCATCGCGATCTGCATCGTGCTCACGCCGATCCTGCTGATGACCGGGCTGTCGGCGTGGGTGTTCACCCCGCTCGCGCTGGCGGTGATCTTCGCCATGCTGGCCTCGTTCCTGCTCTCGCGCACCCTGATCCCGGTGCTGTGTTACCTGCTGCTGCCGGCCGACATCCAAAGCCGCGCCAACCCGCGCTGGGCGCCGGAAAAGTTGTTGCTCAAGGTCAGTCATAAAGTCGAACACGTGCTCGACCGGCTGCGCGACAAACATCATGCGCTGCTGATCCGCCTCGGCCATCACGGCGCCGTGCTGGGCCTGGTCGCGGTGCTGGTGTTCGGCGCCGGCGCGCTCGCGGCGATGTCGCTGGGCCGCGAGTACTTCCCCCAGGTCGACGCCGGCCAATTGCGCCTGCAGGTGCGCCTGCCGACCGGCACGCGCCTGGAAGAGACCGCGGCGCGGGTCAGCGAAATCCAGCGCGAGATCCGCAGCATCATCCCGCCGGCCGAACTGCAGACGGTGTACGAACAGATCGGCGTGCCCGATGCGATCAACCTGTCGCTGGTCGACAGCACCGTGGTCGGCTCGTTCGAGGCCGAGATCATGCTGCAACTGCGTTCGCCGCACGCCAACAGCCACGATTACCTGGTCAAGATCCGCCAGCGCATCGCCGAGCGCTTCCCCGACGTGAAACTGTTCGAGCGTCCGCCCGACGCGACCAGCCGCACCCTCGCCGGCTCCGCCGCGGCCGCCTTCGAGGTGCGCCTGATCGGCCGCGACGTGCCCGGCAACCTCGCCGCCGCGCGCCAGATCGAGCAACGCCTGCATCAGGTGCCGGGCGCGGTCGACATCGCCCTGCGCCAGGTGCTCGACCTGCCCGAGTACCAGGTCAAGATCGACCGCACCCGCGCCGCCCAACTCGGCCTCGACGCGCAGCAGGCCAGCCGCGCCGTGCTCGCGGTGCTCGGCTCGGCCGGCACGGTCTCGCCGGTGTACTGGACCGACACCGTCAACGCCATCGCCTACACCGTGCAGGTGCAGGCGCCGATCGACCGCCTGCGCGACATCGACGCCCTGCTCAACGCACCGCTGCGCATCGGCGGCGACGGCCAGGCGGTGTTGTTGCGCAACATCGCCACGGTCACGCCGCGCAACGTCCCCGCCAGCATCGCCCGCACCACCCTGGCACCGACCATCAGCGTGGTCGCGAACGTGCAGGGCACCGACCTGGGTTCGGTCTACGACCGGCTGACCGCGATCACCGGCGAGCTCGGCGGCAAGCTCAAGCCCGGCAACCGCATCGAGATCGTCGGCCAGGCCGGCGAAATGCAGAGCGCCTATGGCGAGCTCGCCGCCGGCTTGGCGATGTCGGCGATCCTGGTATTCCTGGTGCTGGTGGTGAACTTCCAGTCGTGGATCCAGCCGCTGGTGGCGATGTCGGGCCTGCCGGTGGCGATCGCCGGCGCCGCCATCGGCCTGTTCGTCACCGGCACGCCGTTGAGCGTGCCGGCGCTGATGGGCGTGATGATGGTGATCGGCGTCTCCACCGCCAACAGCGTGCTGGTCACCAGCTTCGCGCGCGGCCTGATCGCCGACGGCCACGACCCGGAATTGGCCGCCTACGAATCCGCCGCAGTGCGTTTGCGCCCGGTGTTGATGACCGCCTGCGCGATGGTGCTCGGCATCATCCCGATGGCGATCGGCCTGGGCGACGGCGGCGAACAGAACGCGCCGCTCGGCCGCGCGGTGATCGGCGGCCTGCTGTTCGGCACGCCGGCCACCCTGATCCTGGTTCCTTCCATCCTGGCCGTGATCGGCCGCCGTCGGAAACCGCAGGCGCAGACCGACCCGGTCGACGCCGCCGCCATCGCCGCAGGAGTCGCTCCATGA